A window of the Xenopus laevis strain J_2021 chromosome 9_10L, Xenopus_laevis_v10.1, whole genome shotgun sequence genome harbors these coding sequences:
- the ddx18.L gene encoding uncharacterized protein LOC414715 isoform X2, whose amino-acid sequence MADLQMKLLRRKIQKKNEKIRNRNRERREKEAILLTSKSEEEAEGIAEEQEAGNEADKTEEMQQPLAPDVEETPQTPPAKKKKKRKNVAKAEGADAKKAKQEEEAPEASDQESKCENHVEKKEDEEENGPTLPMGLTVSVFCSGAFEDTAFSSLADSVNENTLKAITEMGFTHMTEIQHKAIRPLLEGRDVLAAARTGSGKTLAFLIPAIELIYKLKFMPRNGTGVLILSPTRELAMQTYGVLKELMAHHVHTFGLIMGGSNRSAEAQKLANGVNIVVATPGRLLDHMQNTPGFMYKNLQCLVIDEADRILEVGFEQEMKQIINLLPKRRQTMLFSATQTRKVEDLARISMKKEPLYVGVDDHKETATVDGLEQGYVVCPSEKRFLLLFTFLKKNRKKKMMVFFSSCMSVKYHYELLNYIDLPVMAIHGKQKQTKRTTTFFQFCNAESGILLCTDVAARGLDIPEVDWIVQYDPPDDPKEYIHRVGRTARGIDGRGHALLILRPEELGFLRYLKQAKVEKLIEKNYYLHKSAQEAYKAYIRAYDSHSHKQIFDVNTLNLPKVALSFGFQVPPFVDLNVNSSGGKRLQKRGGGGGFGYQKSNNLHKAKIFKHINKKGRGDGRQFTR is encoded by the exons ATGGCGGATCTACAGATGAAGCTGCTGCGGCGGAAAATTCAGAAAAAGAACGAAAAGATCCGGAACCGCAACCGAGAGCGACGGGAAAAGGAAG CTATATTATTGACCAGTAAAAGTGAGGAGGAAGCGGAGGGAATTGCAGAAGAGCAAGAAGCAGGCAATGAGGCTGATAAGACAGAGGAAATGCAGCAGCCCTTAGCCCCTGATGTTGAGGAGACCCCACAGACTCCCCCTgccaagaagaaaaagaagaggaagaatgTAGCCAAGGCTGAGGGTGCAG ATGCAAAGAAAGCAAAGCAAGAGGAAGAGGCTCCTGAAGCTTCTGATCAAGAGTCCAAATGTGAGAAccatgtagaaaagaaagaggatGAAGAAGAAAATGGCCCGACTTTGCCCATGGGTCTTACAG TCTCTGTTTTCTGCTCAGGGGCATTTGAGGACACAGCCTTCTCTTCTCTGGCCGATTCTGTCAATGAGAACACACTCAAAGCCATCACTGAAATGGGCTTTACACACATGACTGAGATTCAGCACAAAGCCATCAGACCCCTTCTAGAGGGCCG GGATGTTCTGGCTGCTGCCCGTACTGGCAGTGGGAAGACTTTGGCTTTCCTTATTCCAGCCATTGAACTGATATACAAGCTGAAGTTCATGCCTCGAAATG GTACCGGAGTCCTCATTTTATCCCCAACTAGAGAGCTAGCCATGCAGACATATGGGGTCCTGAAGGAGCTGATGGCTCATCATGTCCACACATTTGGCTTGATCATGGGAGGTAGCAACCGCTCAGCGGAAGCACAGAAACTTGCCAATGGGGTGAATATTGTAGTGGCAACACCCGGGAGACTCTTGGACCACATGCAG AACACGCCGGGTTTCATGTACAAGAACCTGCAGTGTCTGGTAATTGATGAAGCAGATCGAATCCTGGAGGTTGGCTTTGAGCAGGAGATGAAGCAGATCATAAACCTTTTGCCCA AGCGAAGGCAAACTATGCTCTTCTCTGCCACTCAGACACGGAAGGTGGAAGATCTTGCTCGAATCTCTATGAAGAAGGAGCCTCTCTATGTTGGAGTCGATGATCATAAGGAGACGGCCACAGTGGATGGTTTGGAACAG GGATATGTTGTTTGTCCATCTGAGAAAAGGTTTCTCTTACTCTTCACATTCCTTAAAAAGAATCGGAAGAAGAAGATGATGGTTTTCTTCTCCTCCTGCATGTCAGTTAAATATCATTATGAGCTTCTCAACTATATTGACCTCCCCGTCATGGCCATTCAT GGGAAGCAGAAACAGACCAAACGCACCACCACGTTCTTCCAGTTCTGTAACGCGGAGTCTGGGATTCTGCTGTGCACAGACGTGGCTGCTAGAGGGCTGGACATTCCTGAAGTTGACTGGATTGTGCAGTACGACCCCCCAGATGACCCTAAG GAATATATCCATCGGGTTGGCAGGACGGCTCGAGGGATTGATGGAAGGGGCCATGCTTTGCTGATTCTGAGGCCAGAAGAGCTTGGCTTCCTGCGTTACCTGAAACAAGCAAAG GTGGAGAAGCTGATAGAGAAAAATTATTATCTGCATAAGTCTGCACAAGAAGCGTACAAAGCCTACATCCGAGCCTACGACTCCCACTCCCACAAACAGATCTTCGATGTCAACACCTTGAACCTTCCAAAAGTGGCACTTTCATTTGGCTTTCAGGTGCCGCCATTTGTGGATCTGA ATGTGAACAGCAGTGGAGGCAAAAGGCTACAGAAACGAGGCGGTGGCGGCGGATTTGGGTACCAGAAATCGAACAACCTGCATAAAGCCAAGATATTTAAACACATAAACAAAAAGGGGCGTGGGGATGGGCGGCAGTTTACACGCTGA
- the ddx18.L gene encoding uncharacterized protein LOC414715 (The RefSeq protein has 1 substitution compared to this genomic sequence) — protein sequence MADLQMKLLRRKIQKKNEKIRSRNRERREKEAILLTSKSEEEAEGIAEEQEAGNEADKTEEMQQPLAPDVEETPQTPPAKKKKKRKNVAKAEGADAKKAKQEEEAPEASDQESKCENHVEKKEDEEENGPTLPMGLTGAFEDTAFSSLADSVNENTLKAITEMGFTHMTEIQHKAIRPLLEGRDVLAAARTGSGKTLAFLIPAIELIYKLKFMPRNGTGVLILSPTRELAMQTYGVLKELMAHHVHTFGLIMGGSNRSAEAQKLANGVNIVVATPGRLLDHMQNTPGFMYKNLQCLVIDEADRILEVGFEQEMKQIINLLPKRRQTMLFSATQTRKVEDLARISMKKEPLYVGVDDHKETATVDGLEQGYVVCPSEKRFLLLFTFLKKNRKKKMMVFFSSCMSVKYHYELLNYIDLPVMAIHGKQKQTKRTTTFFQFCNAESGILLCTDVAARGLDIPEVDWIVQYDPPDDPKEYIHRVGRTARGIDGRGHALLILRPEELGFLRYLKQAKVPLSEFEFSWSKISDIQTQVEKLIEKNYYLHKSAQEAYKAYIRAYDSHSHKQIFDVNTLNLPKVALSFGFQVPPFVDLNVNSSGGKRLQKRGGGGGFGYQKSNNLHKAKIFKHINKKGRGDGRQFTR from the exons ATGGCGGATCTACAGATGAAGCTGCTGCGGCGGAAAATTCAGAAAAAGAACGAAAAGATCCGGAACCGCAACCGAGAGCGACGGGAAAAGGAAG CTATATTATTGACCAGTAAAAGTGAGGAGGAAGCGGAGGGAATTGCAGAAGAGCAAGAAGCAGGCAATGAGGCTGATAAGACAGAGGAAATGCAGCAGCCCTTAGCCCCTGATGTTGAGGAGACCCCACAGACTCCCCCTgccaagaagaaaaagaagaggaagaatgTAGCCAAGGCTGAGGGTGCAG ATGCAAAGAAAGCAAAGCAAGAGGAAGAGGCTCCTGAAGCTTCTGATCAAGAGTCCAAATGTGAGAAccatgtagaaaagaaagaggatGAAGAAGAAAATGGCCCGACTTTGCCCATGGGTCTTACAG GGGCATTTGAGGACACAGCCTTCTCTTCTCTGGCCGATTCTGTCAATGAGAACACACTCAAAGCCATCACTGAAATGGGCTTTACACACATGACTGAGATTCAGCACAAAGCCATCAGACCCCTTCTAGAGGGCCG GGATGTTCTGGCTGCTGCCCGTACTGGCAGTGGGAAGACTTTGGCTTTCCTTATTCCAGCCATTGAACTGATATACAAGCTGAAGTTCATGCCTCGAAATG GTACCGGAGTCCTCATTTTATCCCCAACTAGAGAGCTAGCCATGCAGACATATGGGGTCCTGAAGGAGCTGATGGCTCATCATGTCCACACATTTGGCTTGATCATGGGAGGTAGCAACCGCTCAGCGGAAGCACAGAAACTTGCCAATGGGGTGAATATTGTAGTGGCAACACCCGGGAGACTCTTGGACCACATGCAG AACACGCCGGGTTTCATGTACAAGAACCTGCAGTGTCTGGTAATTGATGAAGCAGATCGAATCCTGGAGGTTGGCTTTGAGCAGGAGATGAAGCAGATCATAAACCTTTTGCCCA AGCGAAGGCAAACTATGCTCTTCTCTGCCACTCAGACACGGAAGGTGGAAGATCTTGCTCGAATCTCTATGAAGAAGGAGCCTCTCTATGTTGGAGTCGATGATCATAAGGAGACGGCCACAGTGGATGGTTTGGAACAG GGATATGTTGTTTGTCCATCTGAGAAAAGGTTTCTCTTACTCTTCACATTCCTTAAAAAGAATCGGAAGAAGAAGATGATGGTTTTCTTCTCCTCCTGCATGTCAGTTAAATATCATTATGAGCTTCTCAACTATATTGACCTCCCCGTCATGGCCATTCAT GGGAAGCAGAAACAGACCAAACGCACCACCACGTTCTTCCAGTTCTGTAACGCGGAGTCTGGGATTCTGCTGTGCACAGACGTGGCTGCTAGAGGGCTGGACATTCCTGAAGTTGACTGGATTGTGCAGTACGACCCCCCAGATGACCCTAAG GAATATATCCATCGGGTTGGCAGGACGGCTCGAGGGATTGATGGAAGGGGCCATGCTTTGCTGATTCTGAGGCCAGAAGAGCTTGGCTTCCTGCGTTACCTGAAACAAGCAAAG GTGCCATTGAGTGAATTTGAGTTCTCCTGGAGTAAAATTTCTGATATACAGACTCAG GTGGAGAAGCTGATAGAGAAAAATTATTATCTGCATAAGTCTGCACAAGAAGCGTACAAAGCCTACATCCGAGCCTACGACTCCCACTCCCACAAACAGATCTTCGATGTCAACACCTTGAACCTTCCAAAAGTGGCACTTTCATTTGGCTTTCAGGTGCCGCCATTTGTGGATCTGA ATGTGAACAGCAGTGGAGGCAAAAGGCTACAGAAACGAGGCGGTGGCGGCGGATTTGGGTACCAGAAATCGAACAACCTGCATAAAGCCAAGATATTTAAACACATAAACAAAAAGGGGCGTGGGGATGGGCGGCAGTTTACACGCTGA
- the ddx18.L gene encoding uncharacterized protein LOC414715 isoform X1 — MADLQMKLLRRKIQKKNEKIRNRNRERREKEAILLTSKSEEEAEGIAEEQEAGNEADKTEEMQQPLAPDVEETPQTPPAKKKKKRKNVAKAEGADAKKAKQEEEAPEASDQESKCENHVEKKEDEEENGPTLPMGLTVSVFCSGAFEDTAFSSLADSVNENTLKAITEMGFTHMTEIQHKAIRPLLEGRDVLAAARTGSGKTLAFLIPAIELIYKLKFMPRNGTGVLILSPTRELAMQTYGVLKELMAHHVHTFGLIMGGSNRSAEAQKLANGVNIVVATPGRLLDHMQNTPGFMYKNLQCLVIDEADRILEVGFEQEMKQIINLLPKRRQTMLFSATQTRKVEDLARISMKKEPLYVGVDDHKETATVDGLEQGYVVCPSEKRFLLLFTFLKKNRKKKMMVFFSSCMSVKYHYELLNYIDLPVMAIHGKQKQTKRTTTFFQFCNAESGILLCTDVAARGLDIPEVDWIVQYDPPDDPKEYIHRVGRTARGIDGRGHALLILRPEELGFLRYLKQAKVPLSEFEFSWSKISDIQTQVEKLIEKNYYLHKSAQEAYKAYIRAYDSHSHKQIFDVNTLNLPKVALSFGFQVPPFVDLNVNSSGGKRLQKRGGGGGFGYQKSNNLHKAKIFKHINKKGRGDGRQFTR, encoded by the exons ATGGCGGATCTACAGATGAAGCTGCTGCGGCGGAAAATTCAGAAAAAGAACGAAAAGATCCGGAACCGCAACCGAGAGCGACGGGAAAAGGAAG CTATATTATTGACCAGTAAAAGTGAGGAGGAAGCGGAGGGAATTGCAGAAGAGCAAGAAGCAGGCAATGAGGCTGATAAGACAGAGGAAATGCAGCAGCCCTTAGCCCCTGATGTTGAGGAGACCCCACAGACTCCCCCTgccaagaagaaaaagaagaggaagaatgTAGCCAAGGCTGAGGGTGCAG ATGCAAAGAAAGCAAAGCAAGAGGAAGAGGCTCCTGAAGCTTCTGATCAAGAGTCCAAATGTGAGAAccatgtagaaaagaaagaggatGAAGAAGAAAATGGCCCGACTTTGCCCATGGGTCTTACAG TCTCTGTTTTCTGCTCAGGGGCATTTGAGGACACAGCCTTCTCTTCTCTGGCCGATTCTGTCAATGAGAACACACTCAAAGCCATCACTGAAATGGGCTTTACACACATGACTGAGATTCAGCACAAAGCCATCAGACCCCTTCTAGAGGGCCG GGATGTTCTGGCTGCTGCCCGTACTGGCAGTGGGAAGACTTTGGCTTTCCTTATTCCAGCCATTGAACTGATATACAAGCTGAAGTTCATGCCTCGAAATG GTACCGGAGTCCTCATTTTATCCCCAACTAGAGAGCTAGCCATGCAGACATATGGGGTCCTGAAGGAGCTGATGGCTCATCATGTCCACACATTTGGCTTGATCATGGGAGGTAGCAACCGCTCAGCGGAAGCACAGAAACTTGCCAATGGGGTGAATATTGTAGTGGCAACACCCGGGAGACTCTTGGACCACATGCAG AACACGCCGGGTTTCATGTACAAGAACCTGCAGTGTCTGGTAATTGATGAAGCAGATCGAATCCTGGAGGTTGGCTTTGAGCAGGAGATGAAGCAGATCATAAACCTTTTGCCCA AGCGAAGGCAAACTATGCTCTTCTCTGCCACTCAGACACGGAAGGTGGAAGATCTTGCTCGAATCTCTATGAAGAAGGAGCCTCTCTATGTTGGAGTCGATGATCATAAGGAGACGGCCACAGTGGATGGTTTGGAACAG GGATATGTTGTTTGTCCATCTGAGAAAAGGTTTCTCTTACTCTTCACATTCCTTAAAAAGAATCGGAAGAAGAAGATGATGGTTTTCTTCTCCTCCTGCATGTCAGTTAAATATCATTATGAGCTTCTCAACTATATTGACCTCCCCGTCATGGCCATTCAT GGGAAGCAGAAACAGACCAAACGCACCACCACGTTCTTCCAGTTCTGTAACGCGGAGTCTGGGATTCTGCTGTGCACAGACGTGGCTGCTAGAGGGCTGGACATTCCTGAAGTTGACTGGATTGTGCAGTACGACCCCCCAGATGACCCTAAG GAATATATCCATCGGGTTGGCAGGACGGCTCGAGGGATTGATGGAAGGGGCCATGCTTTGCTGATTCTGAGGCCAGAAGAGCTTGGCTTCCTGCGTTACCTGAAACAAGCAAAG GTGCCATTGAGTGAATTTGAGTTCTCCTGGAGTAAAATTTCTGATATACAGACTCAG GTGGAGAAGCTGATAGAGAAAAATTATTATCTGCATAAGTCTGCACAAGAAGCGTACAAAGCCTACATCCGAGCCTACGACTCCCACTCCCACAAACAGATCTTCGATGTCAACACCTTGAACCTTCCAAAAGTGGCACTTTCATTTGGCTTTCAGGTGCCGCCATTTGTGGATCTGA ATGTGAACAGCAGTGGAGGCAAAAGGCTACAGAAACGAGGCGGTGGCGGCGGATTTGGGTACCAGAAATCGAACAACCTGCATAAAGCCAAGATATTTAAACACATAAACAAAAAGGGGCGTGGGGATGGGCGGCAGTTTACACGCTGA